Genomic segment of Deinococcus planocerae:
GAAAGCGTCCAGGGCGATGTTGTCCTGCTGGGTGCGGCTGGCGAACCTGAAGGGGCCGCTCCCCACCGGTTTGAGGCCGAAGTTCTTTCCGGCGGCCCGGGCCGCGGTCGGCGAGACGATCATGCCCGAGCGGTCGCTCAAGACGGCCAGCAGCGGGCCGTAGGGGGCGCTCAAGGTCAGGCGGACGGTGGTGGGGTTCAGGGCCGTGACGCTCTTGACGGCAGACAGTTCGTTCTTGCGGGCGCTGCCTTCCAGGGTCAGGTTGCGCTCAAGGGAGTATTTCACGGCCGCGGCGTCCAGCGGGGTGCCGTCATGAAATTCCACCCCGCCGCGCAGGGTGAAGGTGTAGGTGAGGCCGCCGTCCGTGATCTTCCAGCTCCTTGCCAGGGAAGGAACGATTTTGAGTTGGTCGTCGACCTCGACGAGCCGGTCGAACACCTGGTACAGCACCTGCCGATCGACCGCCGCCGCCGACAGGGCCGGGTCAAGGCGAACCGGTTCGGCGTCCAAGCCCACCGTGAGGGTTTGCGCCAGGGCGGCTCCGGTGGTCAGGAAGGAGAGAGCGAGCAAGACGCGAACGCACGAGGCCTTGGGCATGGTCAACTCCTGGCGGGCAGCTCACTCCCCGTGAACCGGGCGGGACGCTTGGCACGCGTGTCCGGTTGCGTTCGCCCCCTGAACGCCGCAGGGAAGAGCACGTCTCATCGGTCACGGAGCCTGGGGTGGTCAGGGCGGCACGTGATGCTCGACCGGATGGACAGCCACCGCTGTCGGGCACTCCGGTCACGGCAGGGTTGTCGGTGTGATGGTTGATCATAACGGCGGGGTCTTCGGGCGTCAACCACCGGTCCTCGGCCCCATCGGGAAAGACAAGGGCGGGACGGTGTGGGCGCCGACCCGCCTTCCGGGCCAGCTCAGGTTCACACTGCTGCGCCGCTGCCTGGCCAACCCCTCGGCGCTGGTGGCCGTGGTCGTGCTCCTGGTCCTGACGGTCTTGTCGCTGGCGGCGCCGTGGATCACGCCCTACGGACCGAGCACGGCGTCCTTCGACGCGCTGAGCCGGGGGCCCAGCCGCGCCCACTGGTTCGGAACCGACGACCTGGGCCGGGACGGGTTCACCCGCACCCTGTACGGCGGAAGGGTCTCCCTGACGGCGGGCATCGTGTCGGTCCTCGTCGCCGCCCTCCTCGGCACGTCTCTCGGGCTGCTGGCCGGGTACTTCCGGGGGTGGCTCGACGAGGTGCTCATGCGGGTGGTGGACGCGCTGCTCGCCCTCCCGTTCCTGGTCCTGGCGATTGTGCTCGCGGCGGTGTTCGGTCCCAGCCTGCAAAACGCCATGCTCGCCATCGCCATCGTCACCACGCCGTCCTTCGCGCGCATGGTGCGTGGTGGGGTCCTGGCGCAGCGCGAGCGGGAGGACGTCCAGGCGGCCAACGCCCTCGGCGCCCACTCCCTGCGGGTCATCCTGCGCCACGTCCTCCCGAACCTCTCGGGCGTCTTGATCGTCCAGATCACCCTGGCCATCGCGACGGCGGTGCTGGCCGAGAGCACGCTGTCGTTCCTGAGCCTGGGCGTGCAGCCGTCGACGCCCAGTTGGGGCGTCATGCTCGACTCCGCCCGCGGAGTTCTGACCACCGCTCCCCGGATGGCCCTTTTTCCCGGCATCTTTACCTTCCTGACGGTGCTCGCTTTCAACCTGGTCGGCGACGGTCTGCGCGAGGCCCTCGATCCCAGGGCGCGGGGGTGAACTCCGCTGGGTCACGGAGTGCGGGGGCCCGCCTCGGGTGGAGCGGGTGGGATTGCACTAGAAGCGTCCGCCAACACACGTCGCGCCGCCCGGAGCACAGCCGTGCCCAGTGGAGGGCGCCCTCGCACTGGTTGGTCTGGTCCGTCTTGACCGGGGCCGGGACAAGCTTCAGCAATCCTGATTGGGTTTCTCGATCTTGTCCCGGACCGCTTCCGAGGGGCCGTCCGTGTCCTCTCGGGGTCGGGGCCTCGCAGGCTTGCCCCCGGAAGACCCGCGCGGTAGGCTGTCGTCCATTCGTAAGTAAAGTTTCCGAACGGAGCGGGCATGGGACAACCACAGACCCTTCGACGACTCAACCGGCGGCAGGTGCTGCGGGCGTTGCTGGACGCCCAGGTGCTGACGCGCCCGCAGCTGGCCGAGCGGTTGGGACTGTCCAAGGTCACGGTCAATGCCGTCGTCCGGGAGCTGCTGGACAAAGGCCTGGTCCAGCTCTGGGCGCAGCCCGCCGGCGGCAGCGGCCGCATTCCTCAGGGCGTGCGCCTCAACCCGGCGATGGGCACGGCCCTGGGCCTGGACCTGCAACTCCAGCGCCTGCACGGACGCGCGGTTGCCCTGGGGGGCGGTCTTGAGCGGCCCTGCCGGCGGGCGAGTTCTCCAGGCCGCGTGGTGGAGGACGCCGCCGCCCTGCTGCGCGAGGTGCACGGGCGCGCACCGTTCGGGCCGCTGAGCACGGTGGTGCTGGGTGTCCCGGCGCCGGTGGACGCCCAGGGGCGTGTGGGCGAGCCCAATGCGTTGGGACCCTTCGACGCCGAGCCGGTGCTCACCGCCGCCCGGGACCTGGGGCTCGAGGTCCGCTTCGAGAACGACGCGAACCTGGCAGCGCTGGCCCTCGCCGCGCAGTACCCGGACCATGCGACGCTGGCGACGGTCATCGAACGCCCCAGCGGAATCGGGGTGGGTCTGATGCTGCAAGGCCAGCTCTACCGCGGACCGCAGGGCCGTGCCGGCGAGCTGGGCCAGGCCCCCTGGCCCAGCTCGGGGGGCGCGAGGTGTATCGAGAGCCTGCCGCTGGCGGAGCGCACCGAGGCCGCCGCCTACGCCCTGGCGGGCCTCGCCAGCGCCCTGGACCTGGAGCGCCTGATCCTGATCGGCGAGCGGAGTGGTCCACTCGCCGCGCGCCTGCGCGAACTGCACCCGGGCGTGGCGCTGTCCCTGCCCCAGGACGCGGCAGGCACGCCGCTGCGGGGCGCCGTGCTGCTGGCCCGGCAGTGGGGACGGGAGCGCCTGCTGGACGACGCCTTGCACGGGAAGAAAGCGACCCCCTATGTGGCATAGCACCTACCGGCGCACCGTCTTGCGGCCCGACTACGATTACGCCCGCGCGCACTTGCTGCCCCACCTGTTCGACGCGCTGACCGCCCACGCCCTGATGCTGGACTCCCGGGGCGTGCCCCGCGCGGGCCAGGCCGCGGCCCGGCTGCGCGCCCTGCGCCGCGAGCCCTTTCCCCCGTACGATCCGCAGGTCGAGGACGTGTTCTTCATGGTGGACCGCCGCCTGGCGGGCGAGGACCCGGAGGCGGCGGGAGCCTTGCGCACGGCCCTGTCGCGCAACGACCTCGACACGACGGTCTACCGCCTGAGCGCCCGCGAGCGCCTGCTGCGGGCCACCCGGCGCCTGCTGGCCCTGCGCCGCACCCTGCTCGACCTCGCCGGGCGCGAGGTGGACACGGTGATGGTCGCCTATACCCACCACCAGCCCGCCCAGCCCACCACCCTGGCGCACTACCTGTCCGGGCTGGAAAACGTCTTGTCGCGCGACACCCGGCGGATGTTCGCGGCGCTCGGGCACGTGAACCTCAGCCCGATGGGGGCGGTCGCCCTGGCCGGGACGAGTTTTCCCATCGACCGTGAGCGGACGGCGGAGTTGCTCGCCTTCGACCGGCCCATCGAGAACACCTACGACGCGGTGAGCGCCAGCGACTGGCAGGTGGACCTCGCGGCCACGGTCACGGTGGCGGCGACCACCCTCTCGCGCGCCGTGCACGACCTGCTGCTGTGGGCCTCGCGCGGCCTGCTCACGCTCGAAGACGGCCTGGTGCAGGGCAGCAGCGTCATGCCGCAAAAGCGCAACCCGGTCGCGCTGGAGCACGCCCGCACGAAGTTCAGCAAGGCGATCGGCATGACCCAGAGCGTCATTCTCAGCGCGCACAACGTGCCCTTCGGGGACATCAACGACCCCGGGCCCGACATGCAGCCCTCCCTGCACGGCATGTGGCAGGAGTTCCGGGAGGGCGTGGAGCTGCTCACGGTGGCCCTGACGAACCCGCGCATTGGCCGCGAGGCCTGGCGCCGGGAGGCCGAGTGCGGCGAGTCGGTCGTCACCGAGCTGGCCGACGCCATCGTGCGCCACCGGGGCGGCGGCTTCCGGGAGGCGCACGGGGCGGTCAAGGGCCTGCTCACGGGGCTCCACGCCGAAGGCCGCACGCTCGCCTCCCTCACCCGGCACGACCTGGAACGCCTGGGCGTGGACCTGCCCGCCGGTGAGCTCGCCGCCGCGCTCGACCCCGCCGCCTTCGTCGCCCGCCGCACCACCCTCGGGGGCCCCGCGCCCGCCGTCATGCGGGAGGCGCTCGCCGCCGCCCACGCGCGGCTGAGGGGAGACACCCTCGACCACGGGCGCGCCCGGCAACGCTTCGCAGACGCCCGGACGCGTCTGGAGGGAGGAACAGCATGGTAAAACGCCTCGGAGCCACATTTCTCGCCGCGCTCGCCTGCGGGGTCGCCGCCCAGGTGGGGCCGGGCAGCTACGGCGGCACGGTCAGCGGCCTCGACCTGATGGACGTGGACCTGATGTTCATCGGCGCCCACCCGGACGACGACGGCGGCGTGACGGCCACGCTGGCCCGCTACGTGCTCGACGGCGGTCACAAGGCCACGGTGGTCACCCTCACGGGCGGGGAGGGGGGCGGCAACGCCACCGGGCGCGAGACGGGCCGGGCGCTCGGCCTGATCCGCGAGGAGGAGGAGCGCCGCTCGCTGGGCATGGTGGGCGTGACCTCCCCGCACTTCCTGGGCCTGCGCGACTTCTACTTCACCCTCTCCGCCGAGGAGACCGAGCGCATGTGGGGCGGGCAGGCCTTCGTGTGCGACGTGGTGCGCCTCGTGCGGGTGCGCCGCCCCGAGGTGATCGTCACCATGTGGCCGGGGCCGGGCACCCACGGGCAGCACCAGATGGCCGCGCGCGCCGCCACCCTCGCCTACACCCGTGCGGGCGACTCCGCGTACTGCCCCGAGCAGCTCAGGGAAGGCCTGCAACCCTTCACCCCCCTGAAGCTGTACTCCTACCCGGGCAGCGCGGAGGACGCCACCGTGAGGATTCCCACCGACGAGGTATCCCGCACCGCCCGCGTCCGGTACGCCGACCTGAGGAGCGTCGCGCAGTTCAACTACCGCTCGCAGGGCTGGGACGCCACGAACACCCTGCCCGCGAAGTCCGCCAACCCCGAGACCTTCATGCTGGTGAGCTCCCGCGTGCCGGTCCCCGAGCAGGAGACTTCCCTGCTGACCGGGGCGCTGACCCCTGGCGTGGGCGCGCCCCTGGGCGTGCGGCTCCAGGCCCGGCCCGCGAGCTACGACATCGGCCAGGGCCGCCCGGCGCCCGTCGAGGTCACGCTGACGAACGCCACCGCCCAGCCCATGACCGGCGTCCGGCTGGCCCTGGACGTGCCGGGGGGCTGGCGCGTCACCGGCACGCCGGGCGCGCGCACCCTCGCCCCCGGGGAGAGCATGGCCCTCACCCTGCGCGTCACCGCCCCCGAGGACGCGGGGGCCGAGCGGACTCCCCTCGCCGTTCGGTACACGGCGACCCAGGCGGGGCAGGCGGTCTCCGGGCGCAACGTCACCTTCGTGCGGCCCGTCCCGCCCGTGACGGCGACCTTCGCCCCCACCTTCGACGTGGCGGGGTATCAGGCCTTCGCGCGCCAGACCGGCACCGACTGGGTGATCGGCACCCTCCCCACCCGGTTGCCGCTGGTGCTGGGCGAGCCCACCGCCGTGACCGTCAACGTGACGAACCGCGGCGCGCAGGTCGCCAGCGGCACGCTCGACCTGAAGTTGCCGGACGGCGTGACGGTGGTCGGAAAGCCCGAGTACCGGGTCAACCCGGGGGAGACCGCCGCCGTCACCGTCCGGCTCCAGGCGACCGCCGCGGCCCTGCCCGCCGGACGGCAGAGTGCCCAGCTTCCCGTCAGCGTCACCGCGGGCGGTTTCCCCGACACCGCGACCGCGTTCCTGCTGCCCAGCCTGACGGTTCCCCGCCTCGCCACGCCGCCCCGCATCGACGGGGACCTGGGGGACCTCGCCGCCGGGGCCGCAGGCAGCCTCAGCCCCGCCGACCTGTGGTGGCGCACGAAGCCCGACTCGGAGGCCGACGCGAGCGCCGCTTTCCGGCTCGGCTACGATGATCAGTTCCTGTACGTCGGCCTGAACGTCAAAGACGAGCTGGTCGCCTGCAACATCGCCCCCGACGACGTGAAGGCGCAACTGCGCTCGGACGCGGTCGGGATCACCGTCGATCCCGGCGGCCAGAGCCGCGACACCTCGACCACCTTGCAGGCCGCTGCGTTCCCCTGCACCACGGCGGGCTTCGGCGCGCGGGGCTTCCGTGACGCGGACGCCAACCAGGGCGTGATGGAGGAGACGGCCCCCGGCATGCAGGTGGCGTCCCGGAAGACGGACGGCGGGTACAGCATCGAGTTCCGGATTCCCTGGGCGGCGATGCCTGCCAGGCCACAGCCGGGCACGCCGCTGGGCCTGAACCTCGTCCTGTACGACGGCGACCAGCCAGACGCCCGGGTCGGCGCCAACATCAGCCAGAGCGGGCTGGCCTGGGCGGCGTTCTCCTGGGGCGGCAAACAGGCCCTGCCCTACCTGTGGCCCCGCGTGACCCTCGGCAAGTAAGCCTCTGTTTCCCCCAAGGAGCCCCCCATGCGCAAGTTCCTGACCCTGGCCCTCACCCTCGCCGCCGTTCCCAGCGCCGCCGCCGCGCCCGTCACCCTCACCTACTGGCAGTACGACTTCGCCAGCAAGGTGGACACGATGAACAAGCTCATCGCGAAGTTCGAGGCGCAGAACCCGGACATCAGAATCCGGCAGGAGACCTTCCCCTACGACGCCTACAACCAGAAGGTCGCCTCCAGCGTGCCCGCCGGTCAGGGTCCCGACGTGGTGAACCTCTTCTACGGGTGGCTCCCGCAGTACGTGGACAGCGGGTACCTCCAGCCGCTGCCCGCGCGGGACTTCCCGGTGGCCCAGATAGACAAGACCTTCGTGCCGATGGTCCAGACGAGCAAGATCGGCGGGCAGTACTACGCGCTGCCCACGTCGGTGCGCACCCTGGCGGTGTTCTACAACAAGGACCTGCTGCGGGCCTCGGGCGTGCTGACCCCGCCCCGCACCTGGGAGGACTTCATCGCCGCCGCGCAGAAGGTGGTCAAGGGGGCGCCGCCGCGCTTCACCACCCTGGGCTTCGGCATCCAGCCCGACGGGCAGGACTATCACGTGGTGCGCGAGGTGCTCGTGCGGCAGTTCGGCGGGTCGCCCTACAGCAAGGACGGCAAGCAGGTCGCCTACGACAGCGACGCGGGCCAGAAGGCCATGAGCTTCTACACCGACCTCTTCACGAAGTACAAGCTCGGCACGCCCAACTTCTTCCCCGGCAACAACTCGTACCGCGACGCCTTCATCGCCGGGAAGGTCGGCATGATCATCGACGGCTCCTTCGCGGTGAGCACCATCCAGAAGGGCGCGAAGTTTGGCTGGGGCGTCGTGCCGCTGCCGGTCCTCAGGGGGAACGGCGTCCGCAGCAACTTCGGCTCCTACTGGGTGAACGGGATCACCAAGAACGCGAAAGGCGACAAGCTGGCGGCCTCGGTCAAGTTCCTGAAGTTCCTCACGAGCGAGGACACCCAGCGCACCTGGCTCCAGTCGGTCGGGGAGATTCCCGCGAGCCGGAAGCTGTCGAACGATCAGCAGCTCCGGCGCGATCCCGTCTACGGCCCCTTCGTGCAGGCCCTGCCTTTCGCGCACTCGACCCTCTTCGTGGATGAGGCCGGGCAGCGCAAGGCGTGGGTGGACGCGATCAACACGGTGATCTTGCAGGGCGCCGCGCCCGCCAATGCCGTGAAGCGGGCGGCGGCGGATGAGCAGAAGATCTTGAATGGCTACTACAAGTAAGCTGCGGGGGGGGCGGCCAGCGGCCCGTGCCCCCGCCCGCACGGGCAGCCTGCGCCGCCACCAGATCCGCACGGCCTACACCTTCTTGCTGGTGCCGCTGCTGTTCTTCCTGGTGGTGCGCTTCATCCCGACCCTGATGTCCCTGCGCCTGAGCCTCTTCGACTGGAACATCCTCCGGGAGCAGCAGCCCTTCGTGGGCCTGGAGAACTACCGCACGCTGCTGGAGGACGGGCGGTTTGGCCAGGCCCTGCGCAACACCGCGCTGTACACCCTGATCGGCGTGCCCGTGCAGGTCGCCCTGGGCCTGGGCATCGCCCTGTTGCTGGGCCGCGTGCGGGCGCTGCGGGGCCTGTACCGGGCGCTGTACTTCGCGCCGTACGTGACGCCCATCGTCGCGGCGGCGTGGGTGTGGCAGTGGGTGTTCAGCCCGCAGTTCGGGCCGGTGAACACCTTCCTGGGCTGGCTGCACCTGCCCGCGCAACCTTTTCTGACCTCGCCTGGTCAGGCGCTGCCCACCACCGCCGCGCTGGTCGTGTGGCAGAACCTGGGCTTTCAGGTCGTGCTGTTCCTCGCGGGGCTGGCCGCCATTCCGCGCGTGTACTACGAGGCGGCGGAGATCGACGGGGCCAGCGGCGCCCAGGCGTTCCGCAAGATCACCCTGCCCCTCCTGAACCCCACCATCGTCTTCAGCGTGGTGACGGGGACCATCGCCTACCTGCAACTGTTCACCCAGGTCGTGAACCTCAACTTCACCGACCAGGGCGGGCCGCTGGGCAGCACGATGACGGTCGCGCTGTACATCTACCAGCTCGCCTTCGGGCGCTACCAGATGGGCTACGCCTCGGCGGTGACGGTGGTGCTCTTCCTGATCATCCTCCTGATCACCCTGTTGCAGTTGCGCTTCCTGACCCGGAGGTACGACGCTTGACCGTCACCGCCGCCCCGCCGCCCCGCCGCCGGACCGACCTCCGCACGGCGCTCGCCTACCTGATCCTCACCGTGGGGGTAATCCTCACTCTCTTTCCCTTCGCCTGGATGCTGCTCACCAGCCTGAAGAGCTTCCAGGAGCTGTTCAACCTGGCCTTCCTCCCCGCCGACCCCACCCTGGACAACTACCGGCAGGTGCTCACCGAGACGCGGTTTCTCCAGTGGTTCGGCAACAGCCTGCTCGTCGCCACGGTGACGACCCTCAGCGTGCTGTTCTTCGACTCGCTGGTCGGGTACACGCTCGCCAAGTTCGACTTTCCCGGGAAGAGCCTGATCTTCATCCTGATCCTCTCCACGCTGATGATCCCGACCGAGATGCTCGTCGTCCCCTGGTTCGTGGGGGTCAGCGACCTGGGGCTCACGCGGTCGGTGCCCGGCGCGTACTTCGCGATCATGTTCCCCGGGTTGATCAGCGCCTTCGGGGTCTTTCTGATGCGGCAGTTTTTCGAGAGCCTTCCCGACGACCTGCTGGAGGCGGCCCGCATCGACGGGATGCACGAGTTCGGCATCTTCTGGCGGGTGGCCCTGCCCCTGGTGCGCCCGGCGCTGGCGAGCCTCGCCATCTTCACGTTCCTGGGCAACTGGAACGCCTTCCTGTGGCCGCTGATCGTGATCCAGCAGCCCCAGTTCCGCACCCTGCCGGTCGGGACGGCGCTCTTCAACGGCGAGGCGGGCACCCAGTGGGGGCTGATCATGGCGGCGAGCAGCCTCGCGGTGATCCCCGTGCTGCTGGTCTTCGCGTTCTTCCAGCGGCAGATCATCGAGGGCATCGTGCTCACGGGGATGAAAGGCTAGGGTGCGCTTCGGAAACCGCGACAGGGACCAGGGCGACAGGCTGCGCCGGGCCGCTTCCCGTGCCGAGACCAACGACCAACGCCGACCCCCTGGGGATGGAGGTCCGGCGGCCGGAAGACGCGAGCCCCAACCTGGGGGGAACACGCCCCACCGGAGTCTCCCTATGAGGGAACTGGTTGTCCTGGGCAACGTCAACGTCGACCTGATCCTGGGACCGCTGGGCGCCTGGCCGTCGGAGGGCACGGAGGTCCTCGTCAAGCGGGGCGTCTGGCGGGTGGGCGGCAACGCGGGCAATGCCGCCGTCGCCCTCGCGGGCCTGGGAGCCCGGGCGTGCCTGGTCAGCACGGTCGGCCAGGACCTGCCCGGGGAGTGGCTGCGGGCGAACTTGCGCGGAGTGTCCGCCCTATGGCGCCCGGTTCCCGAGGCGACCTCCGTCACGGTGGCCGTCACCCACCCGGGCGGCGAGCGCTCTTTCATCACCCACCTGGGGCACCTCGCGCAGCTCGGCTGGACGGACCTGCGGGCATCGGTGCCGGCCGCGTCCCCGGTCCTGCTCGCCGGGGGGTTCCTGACCCCGGGCCTGCGCCGGGACTACCCGGCTCTCCTGCGCGAGCTGACGGGGCACGGCAGCGAGGTCGCGCTCGATCCCGGCTGGCCGGAGGGGGGGTTTACGGGAGAGGTCCGGGCCGAAATGACCTCCTGGCTACCCCACGTGACGCACCTGCTGATCAACGAACTCGAGGCCCGCAGCCTGACCGGCGAGCTGGACCCACGGCGAGCGGCCCGCGCGCTGGTGCGCCACCTTCCTTCCGGGGGCACCGCCGTGGTGAAGCTGGGGGCCCGGGGTGCCGTGGCAACCTGCGGGGACGAGCAAAGCCACGTTCCCGCGCCGACAGTGCGGGTGATCGACACCGTCGGCGCGGGCGACATCTTCAATGCCGCTTACCTGCAAGCGCGCCTGGGAGGCGGGAACCTGCGCGCGGCGCTGGAACACGGGGTCCAGGTCGCCTCGCGGGCCATCTCCAGCTCCCCTCGCGTCTTTGTCCCTGCCGGAGGGGTGGCCTGGTGACAGCTCCCAGCCCGTTGATGGAGTCTGCTGGGCGCCAGGTTGCAGCCGGGGCCGAGGGACGTCCGGCCTGGCTGGTCGGAGCGCGCTCGGCGCCAGTCCGGGTCCTGTGCTCCGCGCGCCTCGCGCCGCCCGTTCGACCCACCGGGTGAAATGCCCCGGTCAGAAGCACCGGAACGGCGAACGGCCCGAGGTTCGGCGCACCCGGCTGGGTCAAGGAACTCCTCGCGGACGATCTGCCGTGAGCACCGGAACGCCGCGCCGCGGCGCCAGGGCCAGGCAGGAGTGCTCGCTTCCCCCCACTGCTCGCCGCCCTGGGGCGTATGCCTCAGGCTTCCCCCCGGATCAGCTCCACCGCGAACGGCAGGTCGGGGAGCGTGGCCCAATTTTGTTCGGCGGTCATCACGTCCGCCCCGAGCGTCTCCGCCGTGCCCAGGCACAGGGCGTCGCCCAGACTGAGATCGTAGGGCTTGCGCCGGGCGTAGTAGAAGCTCGCCGCCCGCTGCGCGCTCACCTCGAAAGGGACCACCGTGAGGAGCTGCCCGAGCTGGTGAATACGGGTCCGCACCTGCTCCGGGGTGAAGGTGCCGCCCGACACCAGCTTGCCCTCGACCTCGATCAGCCCAATCGTGCTGACCAGGTGCTCGCGGCGGGCGGTCGTCAAGGACCTCAGGACCCTCTCCCCTCCCCGCTCCCTGCGGATGAAGGCGGTCAGGGCACTGGCGTCGATCAGGAGTGGCCGGGCCCTCAAGGCTTCTCCCGCTGGGCCTCGGCACGCCGTTCGTCGAGAAGCTCCTGGGTGAAGTCCCGGCGGTCGTCCTCGGCCAGGCTCCCGTACAACTCCTGGGCCAACTGGTGCTTGGTGGTGATCCGGACCTGCTTGCCTTCCACCACATACAGCAAGGTGTCCCCCTCGGCCACCTCCAGGGCGTCACGCACCCCACGGGGAAGGATGGCGCGGTACTTAGGACCGAGTTGACCGGAGTACACCTGAGGTCCTTGAGGGACACTTTCTGACATAGGGACACTTTATCATCTCCCCGCCCTCGCCTCACCCTTCTGGTAAGTGGGATTACCAGAAGCTTCGCTGCGGCGATGATCGCACCAGGCTTCCTACCGTTTTTCTGCTAATATGTACTGATGACTGTTGGTAAGATCAGTGTAAGTTTGGAGGAACCGCTCCTCGACTTTCTCAGCCACTATCAGGAGACCCACCGGGTTCGCTCCAAATCGGAGGTGATCGCCCAGGCCCTCACCCTCCTGCGGGAACGGGAGCTGGAAACTCAGTACGCCGAGGCCCTGGCCGAGTGGCGGGCGAATGGCGAGGGCGATCTGTGGGAAAGCGTGATCGCCGACGGCCTGAGCGAGGGTTCCGATGCGGCGCGGTGACATCTATATCGCCGACCTCGACCCCGCCCGTTCGAGTGAGGCGAACAAGCGGCGCCCGGTGGTGATCGTCAGTGCCGACAGCCTGAACCGAACGGTGGACCGGCTGGGGGCCGGGGTCGTTACCATCGTGCCGCTCACCGGCAACGTGACGCGGGTTTATGACTTCCAGGTGCTGCTGCCGGCGGGGGAGACCGGGCTGGAGAGTGACAGCAAAGCGCAGGCCGAGCAAATCCGGGCCGTGGGATTCAGCCGTTTGGGACCTGCGCCAGTCGGCCACGTGCCCGCCGGGCTGATGGTCCGCCTCGACGCCGCCCTGCGGTTGCACCTGGCGCTGTGAAGCGGGGAGGCGTCTGGTGACCCTTGACCTGTACCGCCAGGGTCAACTCGCCCCGTCCCGCGAGTGGGTGAATCTGAACCCCGAGGAGCGGCGGCGCCGGGCGGTGGCGGCGGTCGCTGGGAAAGATGTGGCGACGCTGCTCGACCTGCTAGAGGCTCACCACGTTCGCACCCACGGGCATGTCAGCAAAGAGACCCTGCGCAAGTACCGGCTCGGGGGCCGTACTTGGCTGGAGTATGCCCAGAGCCACGCGGTGAAGGTGCTGCACCCGGAGGTCGAGCACGCCGACTTGTGGGTCCGGGAGTTGGAGGCCAGCGGGAAATCTCCCGCCTCGGTGGGTGTGCTGCTCGCGGGCGCACGAGCGCTTTACTCCGCCTTGCGCTGGGCGAAGGCCACCACCGACCATCCCTTTACGGATGTGAAACCGCGCAAGGACAAGCGGCGCCCCTGGGACAAGCGCCAGCCCTACCCGGAAGGCGACGTGGGCAAACTGCTCGCCGCCGCTCCCGTCGAGATGCGGGTGCTGCTGCGCCTGGGGGGCATCGCCGGGCTGCGCGCCTCGGAGATCACCGGCCTGAAGTGGGGTGACGTGGACCTGGAAGGGGGGACCTTAACCGTGCGGAACGGGAAAGGCGGGAAGACGAGACGGGTCCTCTTGTCCTCTTCTTTGGTTGCGGACTTGCGAGAACTCGGTCCGCAAAAAGAAGAGGTGGCGGTGATCGGACGGACTCCGGAGGCGGCGCGGGGGAGACTGCGCACCCTGTGCAAGCAGCAGGGCATTCCCTACCTGGGGCTGCACGCCCTGCGGCACACGGCGGGCACGCGCCTGGTGCGGGCGGGCTTTCAGCTTCAGGACGTGGCGGAGCACCTGGGGCACAGCGACGTGCAGACCGCCCGGACCTACGGCAAGTGGGCGGATGACCGCCTCAAGGAGCATTTGCGGGGCCTGTGAGGGTACATGTCGGCCGCCCCTCACCCTGAGCTGGCCGTGATCGGGGCGACGGCGAACGCGGCCAGGGAGCGGTTGAAGCTCGCCTGTCAGAAGGCCGGGGTGGCCTACCGGGGTGTGCACGCGCTGCGGCATTGCGCCGGGACGCGGATGGTCCGCGCGGGGCCCTCTTCACGACGCGGCCCGCCACTTCGGGCACAGCAGCATCGAGACCACCTAGACCTACGCCAAATGGGCCGACGACAGCCTCA
This window contains:
- a CDS encoding tyrosine-type recombinase/integrase, with amino-acid sequence MTLDLYRQGQLAPSREWVNLNPEERRRRAVAAVAGKDVATLLDLLEAHHVRTHGHVSKETLRKYRLGGRTWLEYAQSHAVKVLHPEVEHADLWVRELEASGKSPASVGVLLAGARALYSALRWAKATTDHPFTDVKPRKDKRRPWDKRQPYPEGDVGKLLAAAPVEMRVLLRLGGIAGLRASEITGLKWGDVDLEGGTLTVRNGKGGKTRRVLLSSSLVADLRELGPQKEEVAVIGRTPEAARGRLRTLCKQQGIPYLGLHALRHTAGTRLVRAGFQLQDVAEHLGHSDVQTARTYGKWADDRLKEHLRGL